Proteins from a single region of Acidobacteriota bacterium:
- the hemC gene encoding hydroxymethylbilane synthase translates to MSLAWRIGTRGSALALWQANTVKARLDALGVAPCEIVVIRTDGDRLQDAPLSDIGGKRLFVKEIEDALLAGEIDVAVHSAKDMAVTLPDGLHIAGVLPRADARDAVVLPDGRTLGDARVAQLRGALGDTPRIGTSSVRRVAQLHRQLPGAEFLPVRGNVDTRLRKLDSGEYDALVLAAAGLQRLDRGDRISGCLPIDVCIPAPGQGIVAIECREDADDVTQTLVAIADPAADVALRAERALVVALGGGCQLPLGAHCRATADGGLEMLACVTSIESDTEVRAIGFGQASDPEALGEQVADRLLADGAGTILDAVREYDGPLPGHD, encoded by the coding sequence ATGAGCCTCGCGTGGCGGATCGGCACGCGCGGGAGCGCGCTGGCGCTGTGGCAGGCCAACACCGTCAAGGCGCGTCTCGACGCCCTCGGCGTGGCGCCGTGCGAGATCGTCGTCATCAGGACGGACGGCGACCGCCTCCAGGACGCGCCGCTCTCGGACATCGGCGGCAAGCGGCTCTTCGTCAAGGAGATCGAGGACGCGCTGCTCGCCGGCGAGATCGACGTCGCCGTCCACAGCGCGAAGGACATGGCCGTGACGTTGCCCGACGGCCTGCACATCGCCGGTGTGCTGCCGCGCGCCGACGCACGCGACGCCGTGGTGCTGCCCGACGGACGGACGCTCGGCGATGCGCGCGTCGCCCAGTTGCGCGGCGCGCTCGGCGACACGCCGCGGATCGGCACGAGCAGCGTGCGGCGCGTGGCTCAACTGCACAGGCAACTGCCCGGTGCCGAGTTCCTGCCCGTGCGCGGCAACGTGGACACTCGGCTACGCAAGCTCGACAGCGGCGAATACGACGCGCTCGTCCTGGCCGCCGCCGGACTACAGCGGCTCGATCGCGGCGATCGCATCAGCGGCTGCCTTCCCATCGACGTGTGCATCCCGGCGCCAGGCCAGGGCATCGTGGCCATCGAATGTCGCGAGGATGCCGACGACGTCACGCAGACGCTGGTGGCGATCGCCGATCCGGCTGCCGATGTGGCGCTGCGCGCCGAACGCGCGCTCGTCGTGGCCCTCGGCGGCGGATGCCAGCTTCCTCTCGGCGCGCATTGCCGCGCGACGGCAGACGGCGGCCTCGAGATGCTCGCGTGCGTCACGTCGATCGAGAGCGACACGGAAGTGCGCGCGATCGGCTTCGGACAGGCGTCGGATCCGGAAGCACTCGGGGAACAGGTCGCCGACCGTCTCCTCGCCGACGGCGCCGGCACCATCCTCGACGCGGTCCGCGAATACGACGGCCCGCTGCCCGGACACGACTAA
- a CDS encoding glutamyl-tRNA reductase, which yields MHLVLVGLSHHTAPVDVRERIGISRSMVPAALDRLANDGCEDAVLLSTCNRTEVYAVADDPSAMGQRIIDCLAEYRGVPRDEIDASLYVRTDADAARHLFRVAAGLDSLVVGEPEILGQVKDAYKVASEERGTGAVINRLFHGAFAIGKRVRTDTGLSEGAVSLSHAARTLARKIFGDLSQLHMMVFGAGEMARLCAQHFQEQVASLTIAARSRDRGDALAAEVTGRGVAWESRLDTLAEVDILVAATGAADVVLTSADIRAIQDARRGRPLFIVDLAVPRDVAADVAAIEEVFLYNIDDLRGIVEENLARRRQSVEKAERLVNDEVTVWHGWLRSRAAIPTVVALRSRFERVRQAELERLAPKFTGLGPEARARVDEVTRLMIEKLLLTPTEQLKSIDDRETMDACSTALRRLFALDEDGEGETGSTADATADTTETPR from the coding sequence ATGCACCTCGTCCTCGTCGGCCTCAGTCACCACACGGCGCCCGTCGACGTGCGCGAACGGATCGGGATCAGCCGATCCATGGTGCCTGCCGCGCTCGATCGGCTCGCCAACGATGGCTGCGAGGACGCCGTCCTGCTCTCCACGTGCAACCGCACGGAGGTCTACGCGGTGGCCGACGACCCGTCGGCGATGGGTCAGCGCATCATCGACTGCCTGGCCGAGTACCGCGGCGTGCCGCGCGACGAGATCGACGCGTCGCTGTACGTGCGCACCGACGCCGACGCGGCGCGGCACCTCTTCCGCGTGGCCGCCGGCCTCGACTCGCTCGTCGTGGGCGAGCCGGAGATCCTGGGCCAGGTGAAGGACGCGTACAAGGTGGCGAGCGAAGAGCGCGGAACCGGTGCCGTCATCAACAGGCTCTTCCACGGCGCGTTCGCAATAGGTAAGCGTGTACGTACTGATACAGGGCTCTCGGAGGGCGCCGTCTCGCTGAGCCATGCCGCGCGCACCCTGGCACGCAAGATCTTCGGCGACCTCTCGCAGCTGCACATGATGGTGTTCGGCGCGGGCGAGATGGCGCGGCTCTGCGCGCAACACTTCCAGGAGCAGGTCGCGAGCCTGACGATCGCCGCACGCAGTCGCGATCGCGGCGACGCGCTCGCGGCCGAGGTGACGGGGCGCGGCGTGGCGTGGGAGTCGCGGCTCGACACGCTCGCGGAGGTGGACATCCTCGTCGCGGCCACGGGCGCGGCGGATGTCGTGCTCACCAGTGCCGACATCAGGGCCATTCAGGACGCGCGCCGCGGACGTCCGCTCTTCATCGTGGATCTCGCCGTGCCGCGCGACGTGGCCGCAGACGTCGCGGCGATCGAAGAGGTCTTCCTCTACAACATCGACGACCTCCGCGGCATCGTCGAAGAGAACCTCGCGCGGCGCAGGCAGTCGGTGGAGAAGGCCGAACGTCTCGTGAACGACGAGGTCACGGTCTGGCACGGCTGGCTGCGCTCGCGCGCCGCGATCCCCACCGTCGTCGCGCTGCGCAGCCGGTTCGAACGCGTGCGCCAGGCGGAGCTCGAACGTCTCGCCCCGAAGTTCACGGGCCTCGGACCCGAGGCACGCGCGCGCGTCGACGAGGTCACGCGGCTGATGATCGAGAAGCTGCTGCTCACGCCGACAGAGCAGCTCAAGTCGATCGACGACCGCGAGACGATGGACGCGTGCTCGACGGCGTTGCGCCGCCTGTTCGCACTCGACGAGGACGGCGAAGGCGAGACCGGGTCGACCGCCGACGCCACGGCCGACACGACGGAGACGCCACGATGA
- the ccsA gene encoding cytochrome c biogenesis protein CcsA, translating to MTLALLYFAAFSAYVWHFVTRRGLAGRVATGCLMLAVLVHTFVLGMYTMELGMPPMTGRTGAVSTFVWMLAVSYLSIEVSTDERGIGIFVTPLMVALQGLVAHGEMPTTVPAFFDGPFVALHVGAALFAYAGFALACVIGITYVLLFRELKRRSPGMFFQRLPSLQVLDRMNMRAITIGWVLLTLGLAGGAAWLRTAGAEMVDDPRLPHMTLTDPKILMALATWLLYGFLLATRRWGGLTPRRAAWLSVIGFALVLLNFLPVAYFFARSHNFS from the coding sequence ATGACACTCGCGCTGCTCTACTTTGCCGCCTTCTCGGCATACGTGTGGCATTTCGTCACGCGACGCGGACTGGCAGGACGCGTGGCCACCGGGTGTCTGATGCTGGCGGTGCTCGTGCACACGTTCGTGCTCGGGATGTACACCATGGAGCTCGGCATGCCGCCGATGACGGGCCGCACCGGCGCGGTGTCCACGTTCGTCTGGATGCTGGCCGTATCGTACCTGTCGATCGAGGTCTCGACCGACGAACGGGGCATCGGCATCTTCGTCACGCCGCTGATGGTGGCGCTCCAGGGGCTCGTCGCGCACGGCGAGATGCCCACCACGGTGCCGGCGTTCTTCGACGGCCCGTTTGTCGCCCTCCACGTCGGCGCGGCGCTGTTCGCCTACGCGGGCTTCGCGCTCGCGTGCGTCATCGGCATCACGTACGTCCTGCTGTTCCGTGAACTCAAGCGTCGCTCGCCCGGCATGTTCTTCCAGCGGCTGCCGTCGCTCCAGGTGCTCGACCGCATGAACATGCGCGCGATCACGATCGGCTGGGTGCTGCTCACGCTCGGCCTGGCCGGCGGCGCGGCATGGCTGCGCACCGCGGGCGCCGAGATGGTCGACGACCCGCGCCTGCCGCACATGACCCTGACCGACCCGAAGATCCTGATGGCGCTCGCGACCTGGCTGCTGTACGGTTTCTTGCTGGCGACCCGCCGCTGGGGCGGCCTCACGCCACGGCGCGCGGCGTGGCTGTCTGTCATCGGCTTCGCCCTCGTGCTGCTCAATTTCCTGCCCGTGGCGTACTTCTTCGCCCGGAGCCACAACTTCTCCTGA
- a CDS encoding VWA domain-containing protein codes for MTRQFLAAGVAALVVLTVRVDTQERVPPAQPPETEILLPPGSQPADQPTFRSGVEVVSLNVTVTEKDGRFVTGLPREAFSVFEDGVKQEVMFFSGTQLPTALGLLVDTSASMVDKLPIAQQAAVGFIERMRGDDIMTIVDFDSRAEILQTFTSERDRLVTAVRRTTAGGSTSLYNAVYIALNEFKRMRASVQQDVRRQAIVVLSDGEDTSSLVPFEEVLELAKRSEVAVYTIGLKDGNAKSRPLGGFSEADFVLKQFSQETGAKSFFPTSANELPAIYGSVADELAAQYTVGYASRNQRRDGRWRRIVVRVERPNTLARTKQGYYGPTE; via the coding sequence ATGACGCGTCAGTTCCTGGCCGCCGGCGTGGCGGCGCTCGTCGTGCTGACGGTACGCGTGGACACGCAGGAGCGGGTGCCGCCGGCGCAGCCGCCGGAGACGGAGATCCTGCTGCCCCCCGGGTCTCAGCCGGCCGATCAGCCGACGTTCCGATCGGGCGTCGAAGTCGTGTCGCTCAACGTCACCGTCACGGAGAAGGACGGCCGGTTCGTCACGGGCCTGCCGCGTGAGGCGTTCTCGGTGTTCGAGGACGGCGTCAAGCAGGAGGTCATGTTCTTCTCCGGGACGCAGTTGCCGACCGCGTTGGGCCTGCTCGTGGACACGAGCGCCAGCATGGTGGACAAGCTGCCCATCGCGCAGCAGGCCGCCGTCGGGTTCATCGAGCGCATGCGCGGCGACGACATCATGACCATCGTCGACTTCGACAGCCGCGCCGAGATCCTGCAGACGTTCACGTCGGAACGCGACAGGCTGGTGACCGCCGTCCGGCGCACGACCGCGGGCGGGTCCACCTCGCTGTACAACGCCGTCTACATCGCGCTGAACGAGTTCAAGCGGATGCGCGCCAGCGTGCAGCAGGACGTGCGGCGCCAGGCGATCGTCGTGCTCTCCGACGGCGAAGACACGTCGAGCCTCGTGCCGTTCGAGGAGGTGCTGGAACTCGCGAAGCGCTCCGAAGTGGCCGTCTACACGATCGGCCTGAAGGACGGCAATGCGAAGAGTCGGCCGCTGGGCGGGTTCTCGGAAGCCGATTTCGTGCTGAAGCAGTTCTCGCAGGAAACCGGCGCCAAGTCGTTCTTTCCGACGAGCGCCAACGAACTCCCGGCCATCTACGGATCCGTCGCCGACGAACTGGCGGCGCAGTACACGGTGGGCTACGCATCGCGCAATCAGCGCCGTGACGGGCGCTGGCGCCGCATCGTCGTGCGCGTGGAACGACCCAACACCCTGGCCCGCACCAAGCAGGGCTACTACGGCCCCACCGAGTAG
- a CDS encoding VWA domain-containing protein encodes MRHLFTLVVAGLLGSATGVADAHGQANPRQRTLLVTAVGENDTPVETLSANDVIVREDGMAREVVSVTRATEPVDITLLVDNSVASTRALQDMRIGLEKFVTAFAGPNPITLMTVADRPTVQVPSTTSQAQLLRGVKRLFIQPSSGATTVEGIIEASRAIEKRHPARAALIVVTSMGSEFSDRPYDLALDTLAKAGAVLHVLELQDTTRADTQSQSVRDRNIVIDRGTTETGGLRELLITNLSMSDALQKVGRAATTQFLVVYGRPDRLIPPRKVEVSSARPTLKVRGNTLPDNRAPR; translated from the coding sequence ATGCGCCATCTCTTCACCCTCGTCGTTGCTGGTCTGCTCGGTTCCGCCACGGGCGTCGCAGACGCCCATGGGCAGGCCAACCCCCGTCAACGCACGCTCCTCGTCACCGCCGTCGGCGAGAACGACACGCCGGTCGAGACCCTCTCGGCCAACGACGTGATCGTGCGCGAAGACGGCATGGCCCGCGAGGTGGTGAGTGTCACGCGCGCCACCGAACCCGTGGACATCACGCTGCTCGTGGACAACAGCGTGGCGTCGACGCGCGCCCTCCAGGACATGCGCATCGGCCTCGAGAAGTTCGTCACGGCATTCGCCGGGCCGAACCCGATCACGCTCATGACCGTCGCAGACAGGCCGACCGTGCAGGTCCCCTCCACGACGAGCCAGGCGCAACTGCTGCGCGGCGTGAAACGGCTCTTCATCCAGCCGTCGTCGGGCGCGACGACGGTCGAGGGAATCATCGAGGCGTCGCGTGCGATCGAAAAACGCCACCCCGCGCGTGCCGCGCTCATCGTCGTCACGAGCATGGGCAGCGAGTTCAGCGACCGCCCGTACGACCTCGCCCTCGACACGCTCGCCAAAGCGGGAGCCGTCCTGCACGTGCTGGAACTCCAGGACACCACACGCGCCGACACGCAGAGCCAGAGCGTCCGCGATCGCAACATCGTGATCGATCGCGGCACGACGGAGACCGGCGGACTGCGCGAACTGCTCATCACCAACCTGAGCATGTCCGATGCGCTGCAGAAGGTCGGACGCGCGGCGACCACGCAGTTCCTCGTCGTGTACGGCCGCCCCGACCGGCTGATTCCTCCTCGCAAGGTCGAAGTGTCCTCGGCGCGCCCCACCCTGAAGGTGCGTGGAAACACGCTGCCGGACAACCGGGCGCCGCGATGA
- a CDS encoding AtpZ/AtpI family protein yields MTPSPRPPDYWRTVGELGSLGLSFVLAIVIGTWAGLWIDRTFTTSPWGMFAGFCLGFAAAVLNVVRITRRALGNGKS; encoded by the coding sequence TTGACCCCTTCACCCCGCCCTCCGGACTACTGGCGGACCGTTGGCGAACTCGGTTCGCTCGGGCTGTCGTTCGTGCTGGCGATCGTCATCGGCACGTGGGCGGGCCTCTGGATCGATCGCACGTTCACCACGAGCCCATGGGGCATGTTCGCCGGATTCTGCCTGGGCTTTGCCGCCGCCGTGCTCAACGTGGTGCGGATCACGCGCCGGGCGCTCGGCAATGGCAAGTCCTGA
- a CDS encoding ATP synthase subunit I, with translation MASPDPANPIGSRAVARRLGRDTLIVLALSALAAWLLSGVRMAGGVVGGGVLSALSGVVLYRAVVALGPPAADEAYRRPSSARVAVGLVLRHALLLGAGYVIIGRLHLHPLGVLVGVSAVVVAAMMETARSWR, from the coding sequence ATGGCAAGTCCTGACCCCGCCAATCCCATCGGATCGCGCGCCGTGGCGCGGCGACTCGGCAGGGACACGCTCATCGTCCTGGCGCTGAGCGCGCTGGCCGCGTGGTTGCTGAGCGGCGTCCGGATGGCGGGCGGCGTGGTCGGTGGAGGCGTGCTCTCGGCCCTCAGCGGCGTCGTCCTCTACAGGGCTGTCGTCGCGCTGGGACCGCCAGCGGCGGATGAGGCGTACAGGCGTCCGTCATCTGCCAGGGTGGCGGTGGGACTGGTTCTGCGCCACGCGTTGCTGCTCGGAGCGGGCTACGTTATCATTGGCCGTTTGCACCTGCACCCGCTGGGGGTGCTGGTGGGCGTCTCCGCCGTGGTCGTTGCCGCAATGATGGAGACCGCCAGGTCCTGGCGCTAG
- the atpB gene encoding F0F1 ATP synthase subunit A: protein MEHHTLWIVEAVNRLLGPFVASLLGKTYTPGLQVIPDHLVMCALIVLAVTVFCLAVRSTFSVDNPGRLQIVLEDIVGFLDGLLKEHIGPQGSKFLPLVGSIFVFIFLANAIGKVPGLMSPTANISTTLGCALTVWVYYHLQGIKAQGIVAYIKHFIIPPGVPLFVAPIMAPIELISHVSRVMSLSLRLFGNVYGEELVVLIMASIIPFLVPLPMMFLGVVTGSLQAYIFTLLTIIYLAGAVHVEHGHDDAHHDDGHAHGDSPAHAHAAA, encoded by the coding sequence ATGGAACATCACACACTCTGGATCGTCGAGGCCGTCAACCGCCTGCTCGGGCCGTTCGTGGCGTCGCTCCTCGGCAAGACCTACACACCCGGCCTGCAGGTGATTCCGGATCATCTCGTCATGTGCGCGTTGATCGTGCTGGCCGTCACGGTGTTCTGCCTGGCCGTGCGGTCCACGTTCAGCGTGGACAATCCCGGCCGGCTCCAGATCGTGCTCGAAGACATCGTCGGCTTCCTCGACGGCCTCCTGAAGGAGCACATCGGACCGCAGGGCTCGAAGTTCCTCCCGCTCGTCGGCTCCATCTTCGTGTTCATCTTCCTGGCCAACGCGATCGGCAAGGTGCCCGGCCTGATGTCGCCGACGGCCAACATCAGCACCACGCTCGGCTGCGCGCTCACGGTGTGGGTCTACTACCACCTGCAGGGTATCAAGGCGCAGGGCATCGTCGCGTACATCAAGCACTTCATCATTCCGCCGGGCGTGCCGCTGTTCGTGGCGCCGATCATGGCGCCCATCGAGCTGATCAGCCACGTGTCGCGCGTGATGTCGCTCTCGCTGCGTCTGTTCGGCAACGTGTACGGCGAAGAGCTCGTCGTGTTGATCATGGCCAGCATCATCCCGTTCCTCGTGCCGCTGCCGATGATGTTCCTCGGCGTGGTCACCGGGTCGCTGCAGGCCTACATCTTCACGCTGCTGACGATCATCTATCTGGCTGGCGCGGTCCACGTCGAGCACGGGCATGACGATGCCCATCACGACGATGGGCATGCGCACGGCGACTCGCCTGCGCACGCGCACGCCGCGGCGTAG
- a CDS encoding ATP synthase F0 subunit C, with protein MMKKFSVILAMVMAAGFVSPAYAQEVAGGGVAAGVTQWAVVTAGFALAIAAAFGALAQGKAVSAAAEGIARNPGAADQIRGALLLGLVLIESLVIYVLLVSLIIFFVRNGALGLA; from the coding sequence ATGATGAAGAAGTTTTCCGTGATTCTCGCGATGGTGATGGCCGCCGGTTTCGTTTCGCCGGCGTACGCGCAGGAAGTGGCCGGCGGTGGTGTGGCGGCCGGCGTCACGCAGTGGGCCGTGGTGACGGCCGGATTCGCGCTCGCCATCGCGGCGGCGTTCGGCGCACTGGCGCAGGGCAAGGCCGTGAGCGCGGCCGCCGAAGGCATCGCGCGCAACCCGGGCGCGGCAGACCAGATCCGCGGCGCGCTGCTGCTCGGCCTCGTGCTGATCGAGTCGCTGGTGATCTACGTGCTGCTCGTCTCGCTGATCATCTTCTTCGTTCGTAACGGCGCACTCGGCCTGGCGTAA
- a CDS encoding DMT family transporter, with protein sequence MSRVDVYLLLTAIIWGSNYSVIKFVVQDVPGRAFNGLRLAIASAVFLSVIAARRMDHVRRLSRRDWAVVVLLGIVGQFMYQILFIDGLERTSAMNASIIIACTPIAVSVVSAALGHERLPLAHWLGTALSFVGVTLIVGGGAVSGVSSPVGDIMMIACVLCWTVYTVAARPLLVSYSPIVITGLSMAIGTVLFMPFAVGDFARTAWRDVRVVAWVCLVFSSLLALNFSYTSWYLGVRQLGSSRTSLYSNVVPVAALVVAMVWLGERLAGVRLLGAALVAVGVLVTRWTGSRSTPFR encoded by the coding sequence ATGTCTCGCGTCGACGTCTACCTCCTGTTGACAGCGATCATCTGGGGGAGCAACTACAGCGTCATCAAGTTCGTGGTCCAGGATGTGCCCGGCCGGGCCTTCAATGGACTGCGGCTCGCCATTGCCTCGGCGGTCTTCCTGTCGGTCATCGCCGCGCGCCGCATGGATCACGTGCGGAGGCTCTCGCGTCGCGACTGGGCCGTCGTGGTCCTGCTCGGCATCGTCGGGCAGTTCATGTACCAGATTCTGTTCATCGACGGGCTCGAGCGCACGAGCGCGATGAACGCGTCGATCATCATCGCCTGTACACCGATCGCCGTGAGCGTGGTGTCTGCCGCGTTGGGGCACGAGCGACTGCCGCTCGCGCACTGGCTGGGCACGGCCCTGTCGTTCGTGGGCGTCACGCTCATCGTCGGCGGAGGTGCGGTGAGCGGTGTGTCGTCGCCGGTGGGCGACATCATGATGATCGCGTGCGTGCTGTGCTGGACGGTCTACACCGTTGCCGCGCGCCCGTTGCTCGTGTCGTATTCACCCATCGTGATCACCGGCCTGTCGATGGCGATCGGCACGGTGCTGTTCATGCCGTTCGCCGTGGGAGACTTCGCGCGGACGGCATGGCGCGACGTGCGCGTCGTCGCGTGGGTGTGCCTGGTGTTCTCGTCGCTGCTCGCGCTCAACTTCTCGTACACGTCGTGGTATCTCGGCGTGCGGCAACTCGGGTCGTCGCGTACCTCGCTGTATTCGAACGTGGTTCCCGTGGCTGCGCTCGTCGTGGCGATGGTCTGGCTCGGCGAACGCCTCGCCGGCGTGCGCCTCCTCGGCGCCGCTCTCGTCGCCGTCGGCGTGCTCGTCACGCGGTGGACGGGTTCCCGCTCCACGCCGTTCCGTTGA
- a CDS encoding YfiR family protein, which translates to MLRFVEWPALTAGTRITIAVVANTPLGAALRAAYAQQPGVRTITVVDVPSATALAHVDASVVVLGAGTAAIARKLADQGVVTVGDGNCADQSGLVLNLVADGPRFRFTVNPAEAARAGVSISARLLRHAQIVN; encoded by the coding sequence ATGCTGCGGTTCGTGGAGTGGCCCGCTCTCACGGCAGGGACCAGGATCACGATTGCCGTCGTGGCCAATACGCCGCTGGGTGCGGCGTTGCGCGCGGCGTACGCTCAGCAGCCCGGCGTCCGGACCATCACCGTGGTGGATGTGCCCTCGGCCACCGCCCTGGCCCACGTGGACGCGTCCGTCGTGGTGCTCGGCGCGGGCACCGCGGCCATCGCACGCAAGCTTGCGGATCAGGGAGTGGTGACGGTAGGGGACGGCAACTGCGCCGATCAGTCAGGCCTCGTGCTGAACCTCGTGGCCGACGGCCCGCGCTTCCGCTTCACCGTCAACCCCGCCGAAGCCGCCCGCGCCGGCGTCAGCATCAGCGCCCGCCTGCTCAGGCACGCGCAGATCGTGAATTGA
- a CDS encoding response regulator produces MLRHSLRRQLTLVLIAAITCALALTGIGIAVYDQATARASLVQEIEAVADVVGEGSAAALTFEDPSFADDTLGVLRARADLRVAALYGLDGRLFAQVPGGNLAPDRVPPVGAEAVGDVVRVVRPVCLPDGCVGSILVETDLRRIAARSRDTLAIFLAVFVASLGLAYVLGATLQRPIVTPLRQLSIAADEVMRTERFDVRLPDRVTDDEVGVLVRAFNGMLSHLAARDVELQRHRDELEQKVARRTAQLREAKERAESANRFKSQFVATMSHEIRTPMNGVLGMTELALDSDLTPRQREYLETIRRSSEHLMTVIDDVMDLSTIEAGRIELHEGPFDLAAQVHDALAAVAIRAHQKDLDVVWAQEVPLPASVTADAARFRQVLNNLLGNAVKFTNVGSVRVTVEVDRTDTPGRAVLRVSVADTGVGISQTQLDAIRRMLREAATGQPQLFEGNGLGLPICGRLVHLMGGALVVESREGQGTTVTFTMPVASPNEDAPAETLPQALAGREVLLADRLTASRDVLAAWLTGWGAEVTCAADDAAIGPLMRERRWGLVLIDRESLEGAELDVAQAARSGIPVVELLLATESSVSGGTSPYPSLARPLRRHAAGAVLAAAASEPLDDATRAPSGALAIVPRLVHTPRVLAVDDNELNLRIVRELLEARGCDVALARNGREAVAAWHAERYDLVLMDVQMPELDGLQACEEIRDVETRRRVRRRTPIVALTAHALAGDRERCLAAGMDDYLSKPLRRSALYDLMDRLGIVTRALGKPA; encoded by the coding sequence ATGCTTCGCCACTCGCTCCGTCGTCAGCTCACCCTGGTTCTCATCGCCGCCATCACGTGTGCGCTTGCGCTCACGGGAATCGGTATCGCCGTGTATGACCAGGCCACCGCGCGCGCGTCGCTCGTCCAGGAGATCGAGGCGGTGGCCGACGTCGTGGGCGAAGGCAGCGCCGCTGCCCTGACCTTCGAGGACCCGTCGTTTGCCGACGACACGCTTGGCGTCCTGCGTGCTCGTGCGGACCTCCGGGTCGCCGCGCTGTACGGTCTCGACGGCCGTCTCTTCGCGCAGGTGCCCGGTGGCAACCTCGCGCCAGACCGCGTGCCGCCCGTCGGGGCCGAGGCCGTCGGAGACGTGGTGCGCGTGGTGAGGCCGGTCTGCCTGCCCGATGGCTGCGTCGGGTCGATTCTCGTCGAAACGGACCTGCGCCGCATCGCGGCCAGGAGCCGCGACACGCTCGCCATCTTCCTTGCCGTCTTTGTCGCCTCCCTGGGCCTTGCGTACGTCCTCGGCGCCACGCTGCAGCGGCCGATCGTGACGCCGCTGCGCCAGTTGTCGATCGCCGCCGACGAGGTGATGCGGACCGAGCGCTTCGACGTTCGGCTCCCCGATCGCGTCACCGACGACGAAGTCGGCGTACTGGTGCGCGCGTTCAACGGGATGCTGTCGCACCTGGCCGCGCGCGACGTCGAACTGCAGCGCCATCGCGACGAGCTCGAACAGAAGGTCGCCCGCCGCACCGCCCAGCTGCGCGAAGCGAAGGAGCGCGCCGAGAGCGCCAACCGCTTCAAGAGCCAGTTCGTGGCCACGATGAGCCATGAGATCCGCACGCCGATGAACGGCGTACTCGGCATGACCGAGCTCGCGCTCGACTCGGACCTCACGCCCCGGCAGCGCGAGTACCTGGAGACCATCCGCCGTTCGTCGGAGCACCTCATGACGGTGATCGACGACGTGATGGACCTCTCGACGATCGAGGCCGGCCGCATCGAGCTGCACGAGGGGCCGTTCGACCTCGCGGCGCAGGTCCACGACGCGCTTGCCGCGGTGGCCATCCGCGCGCACCAGAAGGATCTGGACGTGGTCTGGGCGCAGGAAGTGCCGCTGCCGGCAAGCGTCACGGCCGACGCCGCACGCTTCCGCCAGGTGCTCAACAACCTGCTCGGCAACGCCGTCAAGTTCACGAACGTGGGTTCCGTGCGTGTGACGGTCGAGGTCGATCGCACCGATACACCGGGCCGGGCCGTGCTTCGCGTGAGCGTGGCCGACACTGGCGTCGGCATCTCGCAGACGCAGCTCGACGCGATTCGCCGGATGCTGCGCGAGGCAGCGACGGGCCAGCCCCAGCTCTTCGAAGGCAACGGCCTCGGTCTGCCGATCTGCGGACGTCTCGTCCATCTGATGGGCGGCGCGCTCGTCGTCGAGAGCCGGGAAGGTCAGGGCACGACCGTCACCTTCACCATGCCCGTCGCGTCGCCGAACGAGGACGCGCCCGCCGAGACGCTGCCGCAGGCGCTCGCCGGCCGAGAGGTCCTCCTCGCCGATCGCCTGACGGCGTCGCGCGACGTGCTGGCGGCATGGCTGACGGGGTGGGGGGCGGAGGTCACGTGCGCTGCCGACGACGCGGCGATCGGACCCCTGATGCGCGAGCGGCGGTGGGGGCTGGTGCTCATCGATCGCGAATCGCTCGAGGGCGCGGAGCTGGACGTGGCGCAGGCGGCACGGTCGGGGATCCCCGTTGTCGAGCTCCTTCTTGCGACGGAGAGCTCCGTCTCGGGAGGGACGTCGCCGTACCCGTCGCTGGCCCGCCCGCTGCGCCGTCATGCCGCAGGCGCCGTGCTCGCGGCAGCGGCCAGTGAGCCACTCGACGACGCGACGCGTGCGCCGTCTGGCGCGCTGGCGATCGTGCCGCGCTTGGTCCACACACCCCGCGTGCTGGCCGTCGACGACAACGAGCTGAACCTGCGCATCGTGCGTGAACTGCTGGAGGCGCGCGGCTGCGACGTGGCGCTCGCGCGCAACGGCCGCGAGGCCGTCGCCGCGTGGCACGCCGAACGCTACGACCTCGTGCTGATGGACGTGCAGATGCCGGAGCTCGACGGCCTGCAGGCGTGCGAGGAGATCCGCGACGTGGAGACGCGCCGGCGCGTGCGCCGACGGACGCCCATCGTGGCGCTCACGGCGCACGCCCTGGCCGGCGACCGCGAGCGGTGTCTCGCCGCGGGCATGGACGATTACCTGTCGAAGCCCCTGCGCCGGTCGGCGCTCTACGACCTGATGGACCGCCTCGGCATCGTCACCAGAGCCCTCGGCAAACCCGCGTGA